The Acipenser ruthenus chromosome 25, fAciRut3.2 maternal haplotype, whole genome shotgun sequence genome has a window encoding:
- the LOC117963998 gene encoding V-type proton ATPase subunit S1-like, with translation MAKHKAFTFTILAMLFVLVRFSISLHQAPTNLEESSNVFPYQDTVSTGNGGRSGQSVTGGTSGQSIRASHRGPSLQDPDQGAGTLKRTIRKLLQTSNPTPPTPFSPLKLTENGKTCILFWAKKLIVKLRNHTHVDLTDRAFSPNARVDLKGSSCNGEKAMLSLRFGDVADLKGLVISFLLSNTYYESTAQSWFSLDSVHILYNRSKEASFNATQIYAPAVSSYHCQHVSSLHKYDTLLEPSSHRDSLLWHITFIDFQIQAFNVEGGRFSPASDCASFFTPAILMGLLMSLILLLVLAYALHMVLHLKSIEQLDEHRPSVYLESEAESEPGDKEQAGQ, from the exons ATGGCGAAACACAAGGCATTCACATTTACTATATTAGCAATGTTATTTGTTCTTGTACGCTTTTCAATATCCTTGCATCAAGCGCCTACGAACCTGGAAGAAAG TTCAAATGTGTTCCCATACCAAGATACTGTCAGTACTGGAAATG GGGGTAGGAGTGGCCAGTCTGTCACTGGGGGTACGAGTGGCCAGTCCATCAGAGCCTCACATAGGGGTCCCTCCCTGCAG GACCCAGACCAGGGAGCAGGCACACTGAAGAGGACAATCAGGAAGCTCCTTCAGACCTCGAACCCAACCCCACCCACCCCATTCTCTCCTCTAAAACTCACTGAGAATGGGAAGACCTGCATCCTCTTCTGGGCAAAGAAGCTGATCGTGAAACTAAGAAACCACACCCATGTGGACCTGACCGACCGGGCATTCAGCCCAAACGCCAGAGTGGACCTGAAAGGATCAAGCTGCAATGGGGAGAAAGCAAT GCTCTCTCTGAGATTTGGGGATGTGGCGGATTTGAAGGGGCTGGTAATAAG TTTTCTCCTGTCCAACACTTACTACGAGTCGACTGCTCAGAGCTGGTTCAGCCTGGACTCTGTTCACATCCTATACAACAGGTCTAAGGAAGCCAGCTTCAACGCCACGCAGATCTACGCGCCCGCCGTGTCCTCCTACCACTGCCAGCATGTCAGCAGCCTGCACAAGTACGACACGCTGCTGGAGCCCAGCTCCCACAGAGACTCTCTGCTGTGGCACATCACCTTCATCGACTTCCAG ATTCAAGCCTTCAATGTGGAGGGGGGCCGGTTCTCCCCAGCCAGTGACTGTGCTTCGTTCTTCACCCCGGCCATCCTCATGGGGCTGCTCATGTCTCTGATCCTGCTGCTGGTGCTGGCCTACGCGCTGCACATGGTGCTGCACCTGAAATCCATCGAGCAGCTCGACGAACACAGGCCCTCTGTCTACCTGGAGAGCGAGGCCGAGAGCGAGCCCGGGGACAAGGAACAGGCTGGCCAGTGA
- the LOC117964049 gene encoding small ribosomal subunit protein uS12, whose product MGKCRGLRTARKLRNHRREQKWHDKQYKKAHLGTALKANPFGGASHAKGIVLEKVGVEAKQPNSAIRKCVRVQLIKNGKKITAFVPNDGCLNFIEENDEVLVAGFGRKGHAVGDIPGVRFKVVKVANVSLLALYKGKKERPRS is encoded by the exons ATGG GCAAGTGCAGAGGTCTTCGTACAGCCAGAAAGCTGCGTAACCACCGCCGGGAGCAGAAGTGGCATGACAAGCAGTACAAGAAGGCTCACTTGGGTACTGCTCTGAAGGCTAACCCCTTTGGAGGGGCTTCCCACGCCAAGGGAATTGTCCTGGAAAAAGT AGGTGTGGAGGCTAAGCAGCCCAACTCTGCCATCAGGAAGTGTGTCAGAGTCCAGCTCATCAAAAACGGCAAGAAGATCACAGCTTTCGTGCCCAATGACGGCTGCCTGAACTTCATTGAG GAAAACGATGAAGTTCTGGTTGCTGGTTTTGGTCGTAAGGGCCATGCCGTCGGTGATATTCCCGGAGTCCGCTTCAAGGTTGTGAAGGTCGCCAACGTGTCTCTCTTGGCTCTGTACAAAGGCAAGAAGGAGAGACCAAGATCTTAA